From the Gordonia bronchialis DSM 43247 genome, one window contains:
- a CDS encoding SIR2 family protein, which translates to MADTARAPGHLFVVHGRLESVRYDAVIVPTDRHFDVSSQWDRLLSGQVPSRPRGWSRGFGRSDGTEGVWFISVYDETAVTGAELAERLDALVRDIVGEIGADVGRLVVAMPVLGIRGGAQGARRGAVVRDLVDALTTISHRRGVDIAQVTPDRAVHGAIQHFRKAGTSSLWELTAEELQLAGELGSFAQQGHLALFLGAGVSMSAGLPSWGSLLTELANKAQIAAADFESLNGSPLDQAELVSLHLQDRLGSEVAALEREATQVSLAHALLAGLNCMQVVTTNYDELYEAAVDATGHKRPALLPREHAEPGRPWLLKMHGDVGDENDIVLTRRSFVRYDANSRPAGSLLQSLMMTKHLLVVGTSMSDDNVVRLAIEVDDFLRSDATFGTFIDVSQPSARAELWRKRFRWLNCAGDETADRVRRMEIVLDAIGMYAAQDASWLLDPRFAGLLTPGRSGGDRRGQGTDSASAASIH; encoded by the coding sequence ATGGCAGACACCGCTCGCGCGCCCGGGCATCTCTTCGTGGTGCACGGACGACTCGAGTCGGTGCGCTACGACGCCGTGATCGTCCCGACCGATCGCCACTTCGACGTTTCGTCGCAGTGGGACCGGCTGCTGTCGGGACAAGTACCGTCGCGACCGCGCGGGTGGTCCCGAGGATTCGGACGCAGCGACGGTACCGAGGGGGTCTGGTTCATCAGCGTGTACGACGAGACCGCTGTCACCGGTGCTGAATTGGCTGAGCGTCTTGACGCATTGGTACGCGACATCGTCGGCGAGATTGGCGCCGATGTAGGACGTCTGGTTGTTGCGATGCCGGTGCTCGGCATCCGAGGAGGTGCGCAAGGTGCCCGGCGTGGTGCGGTCGTTCGCGATCTGGTCGACGCGCTAACCACGATCAGCCACCGGCGTGGCGTCGACATCGCGCAGGTGACGCCAGATCGCGCCGTTCACGGGGCGATCCAACACTTTCGGAAGGCTGGTACCTCCTCACTGTGGGAACTCACCGCGGAGGAGCTCCAACTTGCCGGGGAACTCGGAAGCTTCGCTCAGCAAGGACATCTCGCGCTGTTCCTCGGAGCCGGGGTCAGCATGTCGGCTGGACTCCCGAGTTGGGGCAGTCTGCTCACCGAGCTCGCAAACAAGGCACAGATCGCCGCAGCCGATTTCGAGAGTCTCAACGGGTCGCCGCTCGATCAGGCGGAGTTGGTGTCCCTGCATCTGCAGGACCGGCTCGGCTCCGAAGTTGCTGCGTTGGAGCGCGAAGCGACGCAGGTGTCGCTGGCGCATGCTCTGCTGGCCGGCCTGAACTGCATGCAGGTGGTCACTACCAACTACGACGAGCTATACGAGGCGGCCGTCGACGCGACGGGTCACAAACGTCCCGCACTCCTCCCCCGGGAACACGCCGAACCCGGGCGGCCGTGGCTGCTGAAGATGCACGGGGACGTCGGCGACGAGAACGACATCGTGCTCACGCGACGCAGCTTCGTCCGATACGACGCGAACTCACGCCCGGCGGGATCGCTACTGCAGTCGCTCATGATGACGAAGCATCTGCTGGTCGTTGGGACGTCGATGTCAGACGACAACGTTGTCCGGCTGGCCATAGAGGTGGACGACTTCCTCAGGAGCGACGCCACTTTTGGCACCTTCATCGACGTGTCACAACCCTCGGCCAGAGCCGAGCTCTGGCGAAAGCGCTTCCGCTGGCTCAACTGTGCCGGCGATGAGACCGCCGATCGCGTCCGGCGCATGGAGATTGTCCTCGACGCCATCGGCATGTACGCCGCTCAAGACGCGTCCTGGCTGCTCGATCCGAGATTCGCCGGCCTGCTGACCCCCGGTCGATCGGGAGGTGATCGACGAGGCCAGGGCACTGACTCGGCGAGTGCAGCGAGCATCCACTGA
- a CDS encoding PDDEXK family nuclease encodes MMISGGTLVETVDRMAAANCAGDLEQFLQATIDECATSVTHRRPEEIIAN; translated from the coding sequence GTGATGATCTCCGGTGGAACGCTGGTGGAAACCGTCGATCGAATGGCTGCGGCCAACTGCGCGGGCGATCTCGAACAGTTTCTCCAGGCAACGATCGACGAGTGCGCGACCTCTGTGACGCACCGACGACCTGAAGAGATCATCGCGAACTGA
- a CDS encoding very short patch repair endonuclease, producing MVSAGVPHRPSDRPAASSETVRSRMSRQRNKDTAPEVQVRKILHARGARFRTDVKLESDLRTRADLAWRGLRLAVFIDGCFWHGCPEHATRPASNAEWWAEKLDANVARDRRTDALLADRGWTVRRYWEHEDPERVADDILATLRRLRRCTGRADRSHTPR from the coding sequence ATGGTCAGCGCCGGCGTACCGCACCGACCCTCGGATCGCCCCGCCGCCTCGTCCGAGACGGTCCGCTCTCGAATGAGTCGGCAGCGGAACAAGGACACAGCTCCCGAGGTTCAGGTTCGCAAGATCCTGCATGCCAGGGGTGCGCGTTTCCGCACGGACGTCAAGCTGGAATCGGACCTCCGCACGCGCGCAGACCTTGCGTGGCGCGGGCTCCGGCTGGCCGTCTTCATCGACGGCTGCTTTTGGCACGGCTGTCCCGAACACGCGACCCGACCGGCGTCGAACGCTGAGTGGTGGGCTGAGAAGCTGGACGCCAACGTCGCAAGGGACCGTCGGACGGACGCGCTGCTGGCAGATCGGGGTTGGACAGTCAGGCGCTACTGGGAGCATGAAGATCCAGAGCGGGTTGCCGACGACATCCTGGCAACGTTGCGCCGACTCAGGAGGTGCACCGGGCGTGCTGATCGGTCGCACACGCCGAGATAG
- a CDS encoding UvrD-helicase domain-containing protein, whose amino-acid sequence MTTEGMESEVELDDAQRRVAEAPVDKRLLVVAGAGQGKTEVVSARLGHLIEEEGLSASSELLVLSFSRAAVHAVRTRLSERDIAELNVRTFDSFASQVLIDADEEPQAGFEARIRQATGVLAEHAAGTEWIDDLCHVVIDEVQDVVGDRAALVLALLERLDEHAGFTVLGDPLQGIYDFARTESADQTTSAEFLARVAGDFGATEVALSKNHRAQGQDCVRIAQLGQELRRTDDATEALSVLRAVRESLPQISRVDRWEFLGDYSGRSAVLCRTNAEVLRISRQLVDAGVRHAVRRPAQAFGASKWIGRALGPLVGPAAARSEVETRLAQILGAEAYEAWYLLKAVDVRSRSTEQIDLGRVRRAVAAANVPLALTQDDVVGVVVSTIHRAKGLEFDNVFLADWRDSFAGERDDWEQVRLEYVALTRASQSIVRIETPRSRSVISESGWLPGRHQERAGTKGRLRARAMEIGYDDGYVSRPVAVGEQSASSIQENLDRAIPGTAVNAVLDITRSDQLRPIYALTVGGSPIGVTTEDFGREFAALFRVRPGQWPSELTDMVLVSVETTAGDPRIAEEAGVGPGGFWLVPRVAGLARPLWDVMEKVG is encoded by the coding sequence GTGACGACCGAAGGCATGGAATCCGAGGTCGAGCTCGACGACGCGCAGCGGCGCGTCGCCGAGGCGCCGGTCGACAAGCGACTGCTTGTGGTGGCAGGCGCAGGTCAAGGGAAGACCGAAGTCGTTTCGGCACGCCTTGGACACCTGATTGAGGAGGAAGGGCTCTCCGCATCGTCGGAGCTTTTGGTCTTGAGCTTTTCGCGGGCAGCGGTCCATGCCGTACGCACGCGGCTCTCGGAGCGAGACATTGCCGAGCTCAACGTCAGGACCTTCGATTCGTTCGCATCGCAGGTACTAATCGACGCCGATGAGGAACCACAGGCGGGATTTGAGGCAAGGATCCGACAAGCCACCGGAGTCCTGGCCGAGCATGCCGCCGGAACCGAATGGATCGACGATCTCTGCCACGTTGTCATTGATGAGGTCCAGGACGTGGTTGGTGACCGGGCGGCACTGGTGCTCGCGCTGCTGGAGAGGCTCGACGAGCATGCAGGATTCACCGTTCTCGGAGACCCGCTTCAGGGCATCTATGACTTCGCCCGAACGGAGTCCGCCGACCAGACGACATCGGCGGAGTTCCTCGCCCGGGTGGCAGGTGACTTCGGTGCGACCGAGGTCGCGCTGTCCAAGAATCACCGAGCCCAAGGGCAGGACTGCGTCCGAATCGCGCAGCTAGGTCAAGAGTTGCGGCGCACGGACGACGCAACCGAGGCCTTGTCTGTGTTGCGCGCGGTCCGTGAGTCGCTACCGCAGATCAGCCGTGTGGATAGGTGGGAATTCCTCGGTGACTACTCGGGGCGGTCTGCGGTGCTATGCCGCACGAACGCTGAGGTCTTGCGCATTTCTCGACAGCTCGTCGACGCCGGAGTTCGCCACGCTGTGCGCAGGCCCGCGCAGGCCTTTGGGGCGTCAAAGTGGATCGGACGTGCGCTGGGGCCCCTCGTTGGACCTGCCGCCGCGCGATCGGAGGTTGAGACTCGACTGGCGCAGATACTCGGGGCGGAAGCCTACGAAGCGTGGTATCTCCTCAAAGCGGTGGACGTACGGTCGCGCAGCACGGAGCAGATCGATCTCGGACGTGTGAGGCGCGCTGTCGCCGCGGCCAACGTCCCGCTCGCCTTAACCCAGGATGATGTCGTCGGAGTCGTTGTCTCGACCATCCACCGTGCGAAGGGCTTGGAGTTCGACAACGTCTTTCTCGCTGACTGGCGCGATTCGTTCGCCGGTGAGCGTGATGATTGGGAACAGGTCCGGCTCGAGTATGTGGCGCTCACACGCGCATCGCAGTCGATCGTCAGGATCGAGACCCCGCGATCGCGGTCCGTGATCTCTGAGAGCGGTTGGCTACCTGGCCGGCACCAAGAGCGTGCCGGGACCAAAGGAAGGTTGCGAGCGCGCGCCATGGAGATTGGCTACGACGACGGTTACGTCTCGCGGCCAGTGGCGGTCGGAGAGCAGTCCGCCTCCTCGATCCAGGAGAACCTGGACCGCGCCATCCCCGGCACCGCAGTGAATGCGGTTCTGGACATCACCCGATCGGATCAACTGCGGCCTATCTACGCGCTGACCGTTGGCGGATCTCCGATTGGTGTCACCACAGAAGATTTCGGGCGGGAGTTCGCGGCACTCTTCAGGGTCCGCCCTGGGCAGTGGCCCAGCGAGCTCACCGACATGGTGTTGGTATCGGTGGAAACGACAGCAGGTGATCCTCGTATTGCAGAAGAAGCCGGTGTGGGACCCGGAGGGTTCTGGTTGGTGCCCAGGGTCGCGGGTTTGGCACGGCCACTGTGGGATGTCATGGAGAAAGTGGGATGA